Sequence from the Neptunomonas japonica JAMM 1380 genome:
CATCTTAGCAGATACAGAAACGTTACCCCTAACAATTCAATGACTTTAGCCTGCTTTTCAGCTTACTGCCTGAAACTGTCACATTCCTGTCACAAACAGTATTTATATTACGGCCAACTTACTTAATAAACCCTTAGTTTGTTTGGAGCTAAAAAAATGAAACCCATGAAGAAGTTATTCGCGGCTGTAGCAATGACTGCCACATGCCTAACAGCTAACGCTACAGACCTGCTGGATGCTAACCTGCCAACGTATACAAAAGCTTCTGGTGTATCTGGCAACTTGTCTAGTGTGGGTTCAGATACATTGGCTAACTTAATGACGTTGTGGGCTGAAGAGTTCAAACGTGTATACCCGAATGTTAATGTTCAGATTCAAGCGGCTGGCTCTTCTACTGCGCCACCAGCACTGACAGAAGGCACCTCTAACATGGGCCCAATGTCTCGCAAAATGAAAGATAAAGAGATCGAAGCATTCGAGAAAAAATACGGCTACAAGCCAACACCTGTCGCTGTCGCTATTGATGCCCTTGCGGTATTTACACATAAAGATAACCCAGTTAAAGGATTATCTATTCCGCAGGTTGATGCCATTTTCTCCTCTACTCGTAAATGTGGCGCGCCAAAAGACGTCACTACTTGGGGACAAGTAGGTGTTGAAGGGGCTCTTGCAAACAAAAGCATTCAGTTATTTGGACGTAACTCTGTGTCAGGCACTTACGGCTACTTCAAGAAGAAAGCACTGTGCAAAGGCGACTACAGAAATAATGTAAACGAGCAACCAGGTTCAGCCTCTGTTGTACAGTCAGTATCGACTTCATTGAACAGCATCGGCTACTCAGGCATTGGCTACAAAACATCTTCTGTCCGCGCTTTACCACTGGCTAAAAAAGAAGGCGGTAAGTTCGTAGCAGCAACACCAGAAAACGCTGTTAGCGGTGCTTACCCACTGTCTCGCTTCTTATACGTTTATGTTAACAAAAAGCCAGGCGCATCTCTTCCTCCAATGGAAGCTGAGTTCCTGAAAATGGTACTGGCTAAAGTAGGTCAGGAAGTCGTTGTAAAAGATGGCTACATCCCATTGCCAGCAAAAGTTGTTGCTAAACAGATGGCTGATCTAGGCTTGTAAAAGCAGCCGACTAAACCCGCTATGTTGGGAGTGTCGAAAGACACTCCCTTTTTGCGTTTATGACGCCCCTGTAACATTAGTGTCACATAATTTGCTTACCCTGTAGCCACTATTATCATGGATCCATCAGGACTACATTCCCCATGAGTATTGAAAATACATCAGCTCCTCAAATTGACTTCAACACGCCTGCTCAGCTGCGCATGCGTAAGTTTCGCGCACTCAAGGATAGAATGGCCTCAGGTAGCATTGCGGTTGGCGGCATTAGTGTCATCGTTGCGATTCTTCTGATTTTCTTCTACCTACTTTACGAAGTAATGCCGCTATTTCAGTCGGCTAAAGTGCAGCCATGGCAGCAAAACGAGCAGGCAATAGAAAGCTACCCTATTCCTGGTAGTGGCAACACCTTATACCTATCCATGGAAGAGCAAGCTGAAATCGGTGTTCGTGTTACTGACCAAGGGGAAGTTCTCTTCTTCAATACCTTGAACGGTTCAATTATTAAATCTGAAACGATTGATATCCCAGCAAACAGCAGCATTACGGGCCTTTCTACCATCTCAGACCCACTACGCCAATTTGCTATCGGCTTCAGCAACGGGGATGCACTGGTCATTCAACACAATTACGCCTCTTCGTATCCAGATGGTGAGCGCGTTATTACCCCCTCTCTGATTTACCCTTTAGGTAAAGCACCCATTCAGATTGGTAACAGACCGCTTAAGCTTTTAGGTATCTCTCATACTGAAGAAAACTGGAATTTGATCGGTGGTGATGAAACAGGGCTGACTCAAACTAAGATATCTGTCGAAGAAAATATGATGACAGGTGAAATTGAGACGACAACAGAGTCAGAAGCACTTCCTCAATTTAATCTAAAAGCTCAAAAGCTCTTATTATTCCCAGACAGACGTTGGTTACTGGTAGCAGGTAAAAGTACACTTGCCGTCGTTGACCTTAAAGCTGAAGACGGCCCACAAACAACACAAGTAATTGAAGCCAGTAAAGGCAATATTACCAACTTCCAAATGCTGCTAGGTGGTAATGCTGTACTCATCGCCGACGATTTAGGAAAAGTATCTCAATGGTTTCTGATTCGCGATGAAGACACTGACTGGAAATTCACTAAGGTTCGTGAATTTAGTGGAGGCAACGCAGCCATTGTTGACCTTACTATCGAGCATCGCCGCAAAGGCTTCGCCTCTATTGACGAGCTAGGCACTCTGCGCCTGTTCAACACCACAGCTGAACGCAACGCACTCACCGCAACAGTTGTTGAAGGTACTGCAGATAGCATCAGCTATGCACCACGCTCAAATGCCATGTTTATCGAAAAAGATGGGCAGCTATCTTTATTAGAAATTCATAACGAGCACCCCGATGTTTCTTGGTCCGCTTTGTGGGATAAAGTCTGGTACGAAGGCTATGAAGAACCCGAGTATATCTGGCAGTCATCTGCGGCCAACAATGACTTTGAGCCTAAATACAGCTTAATGCCATTAGCTTTCGGTACGTTGAAAGCCGCTTTTTATGCCATGCTATTAGGTACGCCACTGGCCATTTGTGGGGCAATCTATACTGCTTATTTCATGATTCCTGCGATGCGTCGTAAGGTAAAACCTTTCATCGAATTAATGGAAGCATTGCCTACGGTTATTCTTGGCTTCCTTGCAGGCTTATGGTTGGCGCCCTTTATGGAAAACCAGCTCGCAGGCATCTTTGTCACTCTTCTTTTTGTACCTATTGCGATAGTTGCATTCGGCTTTGCCTGGGCACAAGTGCCTAACAAATACCGTTTCATGATTCCCGAAGGTTGGGATGCCGCGTTACTCCTTCCTGTCGTTATCCTCGCTACGCTATTCAGTCTATCTGTCTCTGATGGTATAGAAGGCATTCTGTTTGGCGGTGATATGCGCCTATGGATGAGCAATGAATTAGATATCTCATACGATCAACGTAACGCGCTCGTTGTTGGTATTGCTATGGGTTTTGCTGTTATCCCTACCATCTTCTCAATCACAGAAGACGCTATCTTTGCTGTACCTAAGCATCTGAGCTATGGCTCATTAGCGCTGGGAGCAACACCATGGCAAACACTCACACGCGTTGTGCTGCCTACAGCTAGTCCAGGGATCTTCTCTGCCTTGATGATAGGTATGGGACGTGCTGTTGGTGAAACCATGATCGTATTAATGGCCACTGGTAACACCCCTATTATGGATATGAACATCTTTGAAGGAATGCGTACCTTAGCCGCCAACATTGCGGTAGAAGTACCGGAGTCAGAAGTGGGTAGCACTCATTACCGTATTTTGTTCCTCGCGGCCTTTGTTCTATTCATGTTTACCTTTGTGGTCAATACATTGGCTGAACTGGTACGACAACACTTACGTAAAAAATACGGTTCTCTGTAACCCATTGATGATTAAGGATTAAAGACGATGAAAGTCTCTTTTACAGAATGGACCAAGTCCGGTTCACCGTGGGTCTGGTTAAATGCAGGGGCAGTAGCCATCTGTGTAATTATGGTCATAGGCCTACTTTCCCTCATAGCCGTACGTGGTCTTGGGCACTTTTGGCCAGCGGATATTCAGCAAGCAACATACTCCCTTAATGGAGAGAAAAGCCTTGTTATTGGCGAGATTGTAGAATCAGAGCAAGTACCTGCTGAGCAGCTGCGTGATGCCGGTGTTATCGTTCCTGAAGGGACTCTGATGATGCGCCGTGACCTCATGAAAATTGGCAACCGCGATGTTACGGGAACCGACTTCACCTGGGTTTTGGATGATAATCTATCTGATCGTAGCAACCCCGAAATGCTGTTCACGGCAGAGCGTCGTGAATGGGGTAATTTTTATGGTTACCTGCGTGCGCTTAAAGAAGGCGATAAGCTCGTTGGTCAATATGACGGCTATGAAAAGACCCCTGAGTATGTAGCATTATGGGAAAGCTTTGAAGCCAGCATTGAGCGTGCTCTGATCATACGTAAAGATATTTACCAAATCGAGAAGCATGAAATTGGCTCTATCAACTATGAGCTTGAGCGACTACGTTTAAAGCAACGTGCGCTTGAATTAAAAGAGGTTTCTGATCCAGCGCCTTATGCAGAGATCGATGCTCGTAGAAAGGAGCTAAATATCTCTTACGAAGGTCTACAGCAAAGCTTGCTTGATCTTTACACGGAGATCAATCGGGATACTATTATTGCAGAAGTGTCTGATGGCCAAGAGATCGATATTGCTGTCGCTAAAATTGTCCGCGCATTTCGCCCAAATGACATGTCTGTCGGCGCTAAGCTGATTCACTATGCTGAAAAAATCAAAGAGTTCGTCTCAGACGACCCTCGTGAAGCCAACACCGAAGGCGGTATCTTCCCTGCGATTTTTGGTACTGTGATGATGGTTGTACTAATGTCGATACTGGTCACACCGTTTGGTGTTATTGCAGCGGTTTACCTTCGTGAATATGCTAAACAAGGCTTTACTACTCGCCTGATCCGCATCGCCGTTAACAACTTGGCAGGTGTTCCATCAATCGTTTATGGTGTGTTTGGGCTTGGCTTCTTTGTTTACTTCCTTGGAGGCAACATCGATAGACTGTTTTATCCAGAAGCATTGCCATCACCTACTTTTGGTACGGGAGGCCTAGTTTGGGCATCAATCACACTCGCACTATTGACAGTGCCGGTTGTTATTGTTGCCACAGAAGAGGGGTTATCACGTATACCTCGTTCGGTGCGTGAAGGCTCACTTGCTCTTGGTGCAACCAAAGCAGAAACCTTATGGAAAGTTGTATTGCCGATGGCCAGCCCTGCCATGATGACAGGTGTTATCTTGGCTATAGCACGTGCTGCCGGTGAAGTAGCTCCGCTGATGCTCGTCGGGGTGGTCAAATTGGCACCTAGCCTACCGCTTGATGCTAACTATCCGTTCCTACATTTAGATCAGAAATTTATGCACTTGGGCTTCCACATCTATGATGTTGGCTTCCAAAGCCCGAATGTAGAAGCAGCACGCCCACTTGTTTATGCAACAGCTCTGCTTCTGGTTGCGGTTATTGCACTACTGAATATTTCAGCGGTGCAAATTCGTAACCACCTACGTGAAAAATATAAATCGCTAGAAATGTAACGCTGTATAACGAATAACTTTGAGAAGGTTAGAATGAAAATGACGACTAACGCTAAAACACATGGTATCGATATCTCATCGTTGCAGCGTGAAGCCAGAACTTTAGATCTGGATACCGAAACAACGACGTTAAAGGTAAGAGATCTACGTTTATCCTATGGTGATAAGGAAGCACTCCATGGTATTAACATGGATATTCCAAAAAAACGTGTAACCGCATTCATCGGACCATCCGGTTGTGGTAAATCAACGTTGTTACGCTGCTTTAACCGTATGAATGACCTAGTAGATGGCTGCAACATTAATGGTCAGATTCTACTCGACGACAACAATATCTTTGATCGCACTGTTGATGTTGCTGATTTACGTCGCCGTGTTGGCATGGTTTTTCAGAAGCCAAACCCATTCCCAAAATCAATTTATGAAAACGTTGCATACGGCCTACGTATCCAAGGTATTAAAAAGAAGCGTGACATAGACGATACCGTAGAATGGGCTCTAAGATCTGCGGCTTTGTGGGATGAAGTAAAAGACCGCCTGCATGAAAGTGCGCTAGGTATGTCCGGTGGACAGCAGCAACGTTTGGTTATTGCTCGAACGATCGCTGTAAAGCCTGAAGTTTTACTTCTAGATGAACCGGCATCAGCACTGGATCCTATCTCTACGTTGAAGATTGAAGAGCTAATCCATGAGCTTAAAAACGATTTCACCATTGTTATCGTGACACACAACATGCAACAGGCCGCCCGCGTGTCAGACTATACTGCTTTCATGTATATGGGTGATCTTATTGAGTTTGGCGGTACCGACACTCTCTTCACCAACCCAGAAAAGAAGCAAACCGAAGACTACATTACTGGCCGTTACGGTTAATAATAAGACATATAAACTTTTCGTTTGTGAATCACTAATAAGGACGGAGTACCGTTACCGTGGAACTCACTAAAGATACATATTCGACCCATATCTCTCAGCAGTTCAATAATGAACTCGAGCAGATCCGCACCGAACTTCTCACTATGGGTGGCATAGTAGAGCGCCAGGTGCACGATGCAGTGGAAGCACTATTAACCGGCGATGCCGAATTAGCAGAGCGCTCACGTCGCGTTGATAAACAAACCAACGAAATGGAGCTGATGATTGATGAGCGCTGCACTACCATCATCGCTAAACGCCAGCCTGCAGCGAGTGACTTGCGCCTAATCGTTGCCATCTCCAAAGCCGTTAATGATCTTGAGCGGATGGGAGATGAAGCCAGCCGTATTTGCCGTCATGCCATCGAGTTAGTAGAAGATGGCGAATCACAACGTGGCTACCAAGAAGTCCGTCATATAGGCAACTTGGTACGCTCCATGGTGAAAGATGTATTAACAGCCTTTGCGCGTAACGATACCGAGCTTGCCTATCACGTCGCCAAGCAAGATAAGGCGGTTGATCAAGAGTACCGTACCGCGATGCGCTCCCTCATGACTTATATGATGGAAGATTCACGTGCAATCTCCAGTTGCTTAAATGTTATTTGGGTATTACGCAGCTTGGAGCGTATCGGAGATCATTCACGTAATATGTCTGAACACCTAATCTACCTTGTAAGTGGCACTGATGTTCGCCACCAACCACTTTCAAAGATTAAACAGACGGCAGGTATTAGTGAATCAGAAGAGCCTAAAGAGTAGTTATATCTACCTTATTGCTTAAAAAAACAGCCGGACCGGCTGTTTTTTACTTTGATAAAAAACAGTAACGACTGACATATTCCAAAAGTTTCGCTTGTTCTAGCCGCTATACATATGACAAGTAAACATAAGTGGTATTACACATGTCTAACGCTGCGCTGAACCAATATGTTGTCTATGGTGACCTTAATTGCCCGTATAGCTACGCTTTGCACGAACGCCTGAAAGCGCTCAACCTTCTCGATAAAGTTGATTACCGCTTAGTAGAGCATGCACAAGATATTGGCCTTTATGAAAATACCCCCGATATGCTCGCAGAACTGGCGAGTGATGTATTTTCAGTACGCAGTTATGCCAGTGAAATACCTATTTCTCTTCCGTCTGAACGCCCCGATAGTCGTTTTGCAATTCTATGTGTCATTGCCGCAGCACAAATCGATAGCCAAAAAGCCATTATTTTTAGAGATCTATTTTATAAAGCGATGTGGGTAGACGGCTTAGATATTGCTAGCCCTACGGTTATCTATGATTGCTTAGAAGCCGCTGATTTACCGACTGAACTGTCTATCGA
This genomic interval carries:
- the pstB gene encoding phosphate ABC transporter ATP-binding protein PstB; amino-acid sequence: MTTNAKTHGIDISSLQREARTLDLDTETTTLKVRDLRLSYGDKEALHGINMDIPKKRVTAFIGPSGCGKSTLLRCFNRMNDLVDGCNINGQILLDDNNIFDRTVDVADLRRRVGMVFQKPNPFPKSIYENVAYGLRIQGIKKKRDIDDTVEWALRSAALWDEVKDRLHESALGMSGGQQQRLVIARTIAVKPEVLLLDEPASALDPISTLKIEELIHELKNDFTIVIVTHNMQQAARVSDYTAFMYMGDLIEFGGTDTLFTNPEKKQTEDYITGRYG
- a CDS encoding ABC transporter permease subunit, translating into MSIENTSAPQIDFNTPAQLRMRKFRALKDRMASGSIAVGGISVIVAILLIFFYLLYEVMPLFQSAKVQPWQQNEQAIESYPIPGSGNTLYLSMEEQAEIGVRVTDQGEVLFFNTLNGSIIKSETIDIPANSSITGLSTISDPLRQFAIGFSNGDALVIQHNYASSYPDGERVITPSLIYPLGKAPIQIGNRPLKLLGISHTEENWNLIGGDETGLTQTKISVEENMMTGEIETTTESEALPQFNLKAQKLLLFPDRRWLLVAGKSTLAVVDLKAEDGPQTTQVIEASKGNITNFQMLLGGNAVLIADDLGKVSQWFLIRDEDTDWKFTKVREFSGGNAAIVDLTIEHRRKGFASIDELGTLRLFNTTAERNALTATVVEGTADSISYAPRSNAMFIEKDGQLSLLEIHNEHPDVSWSALWDKVWYEGYEEPEYIWQSSAANNDFEPKYSLMPLAFGTLKAAFYAMLLGTPLAICGAIYTAYFMIPAMRRKVKPFIELMEALPTVILGFLAGLWLAPFMENQLAGIFVTLLFVPIAIVAFGFAWAQVPNKYRFMIPEGWDAALLLPVVILATLFSLSVSDGIEGILFGGDMRLWMSNELDISYDQRNALVVGIAMGFAVIPTIFSITEDAIFAVPKHLSYGSLALGATPWQTLTRVVLPTASPGIFSALMIGMGRAVGETMIVLMATGNTPIMDMNIFEGMRTLAANIAVEVPESEVGSTHYRILFLAAFVLFMFTFVVNTLAELVRQHLRKKYGSL
- a CDS encoding PstS family phosphate ABC transporter substrate-binding protein translates to MKPMKKLFAAVAMTATCLTANATDLLDANLPTYTKASGVSGNLSSVGSDTLANLMTLWAEEFKRVYPNVNVQIQAAGSSTAPPALTEGTSNMGPMSRKMKDKEIEAFEKKYGYKPTPVAVAIDALAVFTHKDNPVKGLSIPQVDAIFSSTRKCGAPKDVTTWGQVGVEGALANKSIQLFGRNSVSGTYGYFKKKALCKGDYRNNVNEQPGSASVVQSVSTSLNSIGYSGIGYKTSSVRALPLAKKEGGKFVAATPENAVSGAYPLSRFLYVYVNKKPGASLPPMEAEFLKMVLAKVGQEVVVKDGYIPLPAKVVAKQMADLGL
- the phoU gene encoding phosphate signaling complex protein PhoU, with product MELTKDTYSTHISQQFNNELEQIRTELLTMGGIVERQVHDAVEALLTGDAELAERSRRVDKQTNEMELMIDERCTTIIAKRQPAASDLRLIVAISKAVNDLERMGDEASRICRHAIELVEDGESQRGYQEVRHIGNLVRSMVKDVLTAFARNDTELAYHVAKQDKAVDQEYRTAMRSLMTYMMEDSRAISSCLNVIWVLRSLERIGDHSRNMSEHLIYLVSGTDVRHQPLSKIKQTAGISESEEPKE
- the pstA gene encoding phosphate ABC transporter permease PstA — its product is MKVSFTEWTKSGSPWVWLNAGAVAICVIMVIGLLSLIAVRGLGHFWPADIQQATYSLNGEKSLVIGEIVESEQVPAEQLRDAGVIVPEGTLMMRRDLMKIGNRDVTGTDFTWVLDDNLSDRSNPEMLFTAERREWGNFYGYLRALKEGDKLVGQYDGYEKTPEYVALWESFEASIERALIIRKDIYQIEKHEIGSINYELERLRLKQRALELKEVSDPAPYAEIDARRKELNISYEGLQQSLLDLYTEINRDTIIAEVSDGQEIDIAVAKIVRAFRPNDMSVGAKLIHYAEKIKEFVSDDPREANTEGGIFPAIFGTVMMVVLMSILVTPFGVIAAVYLREYAKQGFTTRLIRIAVNNLAGVPSIVYGVFGLGFFVYFLGGNIDRLFYPEALPSPTFGTGGLVWASITLALLTVPVVIVATEEGLSRIPRSVREGSLALGATKAETLWKVVLPMASPAMMTGVILAIARAAGEVAPLMLVGVVKLAPSLPLDANYPFLHLDQKFMHLGFHIYDVGFQSPNVEAARPLVYATALLLVAVIALLNISAVQIRNHLREKYKSLEM